A window of Bradyrhizobium sp. AZCC 1610 contains these coding sequences:
- a CDS encoding ATP-binding protein yields MSKKPKKKAAQTAPRATPKAASRGHTKTATKRPVSAPNDATAERIATALEAIAGHLSAASPAAGNPDSFGSADAFVWHPDGRLSPVPRVSRVDLGLLKGIDRMRDILIENTERFADGLPANNALLWGARGMGKSSLVKATHANINIDRKPADRLKLIEIHREDIESLPGLMDLLRSSDFRFIVFCDDLSFDGNDASYKSLKAVLEGGIEGRPDNVILYATSNRRHLLAREMIENERSTAINPGEAVEEKVSLSDRFGLWLGFHRCSQDEYLAMVRGYCGHFGIKMGDEELEREALEWSTTRGSRSGRVAWQFTQELAGRLGVRLSGK; encoded by the coding sequence ATGTCGAAAAAACCCAAGAAAAAAGCGGCTCAAACAGCCCCCCGCGCCACCCCCAAGGCCGCCTCGCGTGGACACACGAAAACCGCGACAAAACGTCCGGTAAGCGCGCCCAACGACGCCACCGCCGAGCGGATCGCAACCGCGCTGGAAGCCATCGCCGGCCACCTTTCCGCGGCCTCTCCGGCGGCGGGAAACCCTGACTCGTTCGGCTCCGCCGACGCCTTTGTCTGGCATCCGGACGGACGCCTTTCGCCGGTGCCGCGCGTCAGCCGCGTCGACCTCGGCCTGCTCAAGGGCATCGACCGGATGCGCGACATCCTGATCGAGAACACCGAGCGCTTTGCCGACGGGCTGCCCGCGAACAACGCGCTGCTGTGGGGCGCGCGCGGCATGGGCAAGTCGTCGCTGGTGAAGGCCACTCACGCCAATATCAACATCGACCGCAAGCCGGCCGACCGGCTCAAGCTGATCGAGATCCACCGCGAGGACATCGAGAGCCTGCCCGGCTTGATGGATCTGTTACGCAGCTCCGATTTCCGCTTCATCGTGTTTTGCGACGACCTCTCCTTCGACGGCAACGATGCCTCCTACAAATCGCTGAAGGCGGTGCTGGAAGGCGGTATCGAGGGACGTCCTGACAACGTCATCCTCTACGCCACCTCGAACCGGCGGCACCTGCTGGCGCGCGAGATGATCGAGAACGAACGCTCGACGGCGATCAATCCGGGCGAAGCGGTCGAAGAGAAGGTGTCGCTGTCGGACCGTTTTGGTCTCTGGCTCGGCTTCCATCGCTGCAGCCAGGACGAATATCTGGCGATGGTACGCGGCTATTGCGGCCATTTCGGCATCAAGATGGGCGACGAAGAGCTGGAGCGCGAGGCGCTGGAATGGTCGACCACCCGCGGATCCCGCTCGGGCCGCGTCGCCTGGCAGTTCACGCAGGAACTGGCGGGACGGCTGGGCGTGCGGCTTTCGGGGAAGTAG
- the yajC gene encoding preprotein translocase subunit YajC: MLITPAYAQAAAGGDANSMLMSLLPFALIFVIMYFLILRPQQKKVKDHQELVKNIRRGDTVVTSGGLVGKVTKVVDDDQIEFEISDGVRVRQMRQMISGVRAKGEPAKEKSEAKDETSAS, translated from the coding sequence ATGCTGATTACCCCTGCGTACGCCCAGGCTGCGGCCGGCGGCGATGCCAACAGCATGCTGATGTCGTTGCTGCCGTTCGCGCTGATCTTCGTGATCATGTATTTCCTGATTCTGCGCCCGCAGCAGAAGAAGGTGAAGGATCATCAGGAACTGGTCAAAAACATCCGCCGCGGCGACACGGTCGTCACCTCGGGCGGCCTGGTCGGCAAGGTCACCAAGGTGGTCGACGACGACCAGATCGAGTTCGAGATTTCGGACGGCGTCCGCGTGCGGCAGATGCGGCAGATGATTTCGGGCGTCCGCGCCAAGGGCGAGCCGGCCAAGGAAAAGAGTGAGGCCAAGGACGAAACGTCCGCGAGCTGA
- a CDS encoding IS110 family transposase yields the protein MEHYAGIDVSLECSSVCVVDANGKIVRESKVTSEPAALIGWLSSLGLTRIGLEAGPLSQWLYAAMKRAGLAVELLETRHVHDAFKAMPVKSDRNDARGIAQLMRLGWFRPVHCKSINAQEVRAVLTARKLVQSKLLDVENSLRGILRGFGLKVGKTTGTGFAGRINELAKGHPNLEVIAEALLRVRSALLSEFKAFEKRAGKMSRMDAKARLLMSTPAVGPVISLTYAAAIDDPARFTSSKQAGSHFGLTPKKHQSGETDRSGRISKIGDASVREALYQAAHIMLTKPVRGCSQLKSWAMRIAKRAGMSKAKVALARKLAVIMHRMLKDGAPFNPLAKANAATA from the coding sequence ATGGAGCATTATGCAGGAATCGACGTGTCTTTGGAATGCTCAAGCGTGTGTGTGGTTGATGCAAACGGCAAAATTGTCCGCGAGAGCAAGGTGACAAGCGAGCCGGCGGCGCTGATCGGCTGGCTCAGCTCGCTCGGGCTGACCCGGATCGGGCTGGAAGCTGGGCCGCTGTCGCAATGGCTGTACGCGGCGATGAAGCGGGCTGGGCTCGCGGTTGAGCTGTTGGAGACGCGGCACGTGCACGATGCGTTCAAGGCGATGCCAGTGAAGTCGGACCGCAATGACGCACGGGGGATCGCACAACTGATGCGGCTGGGCTGGTTCCGGCCGGTTCACTGCAAGTCGATAAATGCCCAGGAAGTACGTGCCGTGCTGACGGCGCGCAAGCTGGTCCAGAGCAAGCTTCTGGATGTCGAGAACAGTCTGCGCGGGATCCTGCGGGGCTTTGGGCTGAAGGTTGGCAAGACGACGGGAACAGGTTTTGCCGGACGGATCAACGAGTTGGCAAAGGGGCATCCGAACCTGGAAGTGATCGCAGAAGCGCTGCTGCGGGTGCGCAGCGCCCTGCTCAGTGAGTTCAAAGCCTTCGAGAAGCGGGCCGGCAAGATGTCGCGGATGGATGCCAAAGCCAGGTTGTTGATGTCGACGCCTGCGGTGGGACCGGTCATCTCGCTGACCTATGCCGCGGCGATCGATGATCCCGCGCGGTTCACATCCTCCAAGCAGGCGGGGTCGCATTTCGGGCTGACGCCGAAGAAGCACCAGTCCGGCGAGACCGACCGATCGGGGCGGATCAGCAAGATCGGGGACGCCTCCGTGCGCGAGGCGCTCTACCAGGCCGCTCACATCATGCTGACGAAGCCGGTCAGGGGATGTTCGCAGCTCAAGAGCTGGGCGATGCGGATCGCCAAGCGTGCCGGCATGAGCAAGGCCAAGGTCGCGCTGGCCCGCAAGCTCGCCGTGATCATGCATCGCATGCTCAAGGACGGCGCGCCTTTCAATCCGCTCGCCAAGGCTAACGCTGCAACAGCCTAG
- a CDS encoding peptidoglycan DD-metalloendopeptidase family protein yields MSRVAELLRSRWMPQVAVLTLMSVGFAGCSADMQTRFSDSSFSNPFASQPEATGSVRTPAVERREQPQYARPPASAPQYQSQALPPPAAVAAPPAYPASSGGVSGGGRGVSSYAPPSHPPIETTATVPPRSVAAARPAAQAGTTIIVGTSDTLDILAKRYNVSAAAILQANGYKGPRVLSPGQQLIIPRQTAVAAAAPALAPAASKPAAAAAPPSVHIVNRGDTLMSIARRNHVPVAELAKANNLDQSAKLSLGMKLTVPGSKSAAAAPVAQPVAAAPAQPAAPVAAPATKVASAGGPPQSARLASATTNVVEEKPAVEAASVKSSEATGALPTFRWPVRGKVITSYGAKTNGKSNDGINLAVPEGTPVKAAEDGVVAYSGNELKGYGNLVLVRHSNGYVTAYAHASELMVKRGDTIKRGQIIAKSGQSGEVGSPQLHFEIRKGSSPVDPLQFLNGA; encoded by the coding sequence ATGTCCCGTGTCGCCGAGTTGCTTCGCTCGCGTTGGATGCCGCAGGTCGCGGTGCTGACGCTGATGTCGGTCGGATTTGCCGGCTGCAGCGCCGATATGCAGACGCGCTTTTCCGATAGCTCGTTCTCCAATCCCTTTGCCTCGCAGCCTGAAGCGACCGGTTCGGTCCGCACGCCCGCCGTCGAGCGCCGCGAGCAGCCGCAATACGCCCGGCCGCCGGCGTCCGCGCCGCAATACCAGTCCCAGGCCCTGCCGCCGCCCGCCGCCGTTGCTGCGCCGCCCGCTTATCCGGCCAGTTCGGGCGGGGTGTCGGGAGGAGGGCGCGGGGTTTCGTCCTATGCGCCGCCGTCCCATCCACCCATCGAGACCACCGCCACCGTACCGCCGCGCTCGGTCGCAGCCGCGCGCCCGGCTGCGCAGGCCGGCACCACGATCATTGTTGGCACCAGCGACACGCTCGACATTCTGGCGAAGCGCTACAACGTTTCAGCCGCCGCGATCCTGCAGGCCAATGGCTACAAGGGCCCGCGCGTGCTGTCGCCCGGCCAGCAACTGATCATTCCGCGGCAGACCGCGGTGGCTGCGGCCGCACCGGCGCTCGCGCCGGCGGCCAGCAAGCCGGCTGCCGCGGCCGCCCCGCCGAGCGTCCATATCGTCAATCGCGGCGACACGCTGATGAGCATCGCGCGCCGGAACCATGTCCCGGTTGCCGAACTCGCCAAGGCCAACAATCTCGATCAGTCCGCCAAGCTCAGCCTTGGAATGAAGCTGACCGTGCCCGGTTCGAAGTCCGCGGCTGCTGCGCCAGTGGCGCAGCCCGTCGCCGCCGCACCCGCCCAGCCGGCCGCCCCGGTTGCGGCGCCTGCCACCAAGGTGGCCTCGGCCGGCGGTCCGCCGCAGAGCGCGCGGCTGGCGTCTGCCACGACCAACGTCGTGGAAGAGAAGCCCGCCGTCGAAGCCGCGTCGGTCAAATCAAGCGAAGCCACCGGCGCGCTGCCGACCTTCCGCTGGCCGGTGCGCGGCAAGGTGATCACGAGCTACGGCGCCAAGACCAACGGCAAATCGAATGACGGCATCAACCTGGCGGTGCCGGAAGGCACGCCGGTGAAAGCGGCGGAAGATGGCGTCGTTGCCTATTCCGGCAACGAGCTCAAGGGTTATGGCAATCTGGTTCTGGTGCGGCACTCCAATGGTTACGTCACCGCATATGCCCATGCGAGTGAACTGATGGTGAAGCGCGGGGATACGATCAAGCGCGGCCAGATCATTGCCAAGTCGGGTCAATCGGGCGAGGTGGGGTCGCCGCAGCTCCACTTCGAGATCCGCAAAGGATCTTCACCGGTTGACCCGCTTCAATTCCTGAACGGGGCGTGA
- the secD gene encoding protein translocase subunit SecD, translating to MLYFTRWKALAIILTALIVCLFAVPNFFSQERVKTWPVWAQRHIVLGLDLQGGSYLLLEVDSNYVKKEKLDQVRDEVRRVLRDAKIGYTGLAVRGDAAEVRVKESDQQAALTKLRELSQPLGGLLGSSGQRSLEVSDAGGGLFRLTVPQAAITERIRQTIEQSIQIVERRINELGTVEPLIQRQGTDRILVQVPGLQDPTDLKRILGQTAKMEFRMVDPSVSPDQVQSGRGVSADSEVLMSEQSPKVPYVIKRQVLVSGGDLTDAQPGFDQRTNEPIVNFKFNSSGSRKFAQATSENVGQPFAIVLDNKVISAPVIREPITGGQGQISGSFTVQAANELALLMRAGALPAPLTVIEERTVGPGLGQDSIEKGKLAAYVGSIMVIVFMLLTYRLFGVFANIAVAINVAMIFGILSLLNATLTLPGIAGVVLTVGIAVDSNVLIYERIREELRGGRNAISAIDAGFRRALATILDSNITTFIAAAVLFYIGTGPVRGFAVTLGIGIITTVFTAFTLTSLIVAGWVRWKRPKTVPI from the coding sequence ATGTTGTATTTCACGCGGTGGAAGGCGCTGGCGATCATTCTGACCGCGCTAATCGTCTGCCTGTTCGCGGTTCCGAACTTCTTTTCCCAGGAGCGGGTGAAGACCTGGCCGGTGTGGGCGCAGCGCCACATCGTGCTTGGGCTCGATTTGCAGGGCGGTTCGTACCTGCTGCTCGAAGTCGATTCCAACTACGTGAAGAAGGAAAAGCTCGACCAGGTGCGCGACGAGGTCCGCCGCGTGCTGCGCGATGCCAAGATCGGCTATACCGGCCTTGCCGTCCGCGGCGATGCCGCCGAAGTCCGCGTCAAGGAGAGTGACCAGCAGGCGGCCCTCACCAAGCTGCGCGAGCTGTCGCAGCCGCTTGGCGGCCTGCTCGGCTCCTCAGGGCAGCGCAGCCTCGAAGTCTCCGATGCCGGCGGCGGCCTGTTCCGTCTCACGGTGCCGCAAGCCGCCATTACCGAACGCATCCGGCAAACGATCGAACAGTCGATCCAGATCGTCGAGCGCCGTATCAACGAATTGGGCACGGTCGAGCCCTTGATCCAGCGGCAAGGCACCGATCGTATCCTGGTCCAGGTGCCGGGATTGCAGGATCCAACCGACTTGAAGCGCATCCTTGGCCAGACCGCCAAGATGGAATTCCGCATGGTCGATCCGTCGGTGTCGCCGGATCAGGTTCAGTCGGGGCGGGGGGTCTCGGCGGATTCGGAAGTCTTGATGAGCGAGCAATCGCCCAAGGTTCCCTACGTCATCAAGCGGCAGGTGCTGGTGTCGGGCGGCGACCTGACCGACGCGCAGCCGGGCTTCGACCAGCGCACCAACGAGCCGATCGTGAACTTCAAGTTCAACAGTTCGGGCTCGCGCAAATTCGCGCAGGCGACGTCGGAAAATGTCGGGCAACCCTTTGCCATCGTCCTCGACAACAAGGTGATATCCGCACCCGTGATCCGCGAGCCGATCACCGGCGGCCAGGGGCAGATTTCCGGCAGCTTCACGGTGCAGGCGGCCAACGAGCTCGCGCTGCTAATGCGCGCCGGCGCACTGCCGGCGCCGCTGACCGTGATCGAGGAACGCACCGTCGGCCCCGGGCTTGGCCAGGACTCGATCGAAAAGGGCAAACTCGCGGCTTACGTCGGCTCGATCATGGTCATCGTGTTCATGCTGCTGACCTACCGGCTGTTCGGCGTGTTCGCCAACATCGCGGTTGCCATCAACGTCGCGATGATCTTCGGCATCCTGTCGCTGCTCAACGCCACGCTGACGCTGCCCGGTATCGCCGGCGTCGTGCTGACCGTTGGTATCGCGGTCGACTCCAACGTGCTGATCTATGAGCGCATCCGCGAGGAACTGCGCGGCGGGCGCAATGCGATTTCGGCGATCGACGCTGGTTTCAGGCGGGCGCTGGCGACTATCTTGGACTCCAATATCACCACCTTCATTGCCGCAGCGGTGCTGTTCTACATCGGCACCGGCCCGGTTCGCGGCTTCGCCGTCACGCTCGGCATCGGTATCATCACCACGGTCTTCACAGCGTTTACGCTCACCAGCCTGATCGTCGCTGGCTGGGTGCGCTGGAAGCGGCCGAAGACCGTGCCGATCTAG